The following DNA comes from Sediminitomix flava.
TTCTCGGAACAGCGCCTACTGCCCAACTGCTATTAGTTGTTCCCATCCCGATCACCGCAACGGTACTTGGCGGCGTGATGGTATCCGTTTTATTCATATAGAAAGTAAAAAGATTGACCAAGTTGAGTCCCCATTCTACAGACGGAGAATATGAAGGTGTAGGGATCAGTCGATACTTCATTTTACTTCGCTCCTTGATCGCATCAAATTTTGGACGTTTAGAATAGTCTACTTCATCATCTTCTTGTGCAAAAACGACTGAACTTAGCAGACATAAAATTGGAATCAAAGAGCTTAACTTCATAAAAAGATATTTATTTAGAAGTTACGCTTTACTTAATTCTAGAAAGCTAAAAAGTAGCGTTGAATATTACGTTCTTCATCATTTCTAGCCTTCATTTAGTTTTGGAATATTACCTTTTTTAGAATCAACTTCAACTTATCCTATCGGATCAGTAGGTTAAACATCTTTAAGGATTTTAGGACTTTTAAATGAAGCATTGTCACTCATGATGTTGTAGATTTGACACAATAACCTAATTTATTTTACGTCGGAACTATAACAATCATTATGGATGTACTCTAGGATAGAATACCTGTATTCTGTTCTTAGCTAGCTATACCCCATAATGAGATATTAACCATGGAGAATAACTCTACCCTCAATCAGATCCTAGAATTGGAAACTCAAATAGGATCTATGGTCATTGGTCAAGATGACTTGATTAGAAAATTAGTCATTGGTCTATTGGCTGATGGAAACCTATTATTAGAAAGTGTGCCTGGTTTGGCAAAAACGCGTACCGTAAAAAGCCTTGCCAAAGGTTTAGACACTGGTTTGAGCCGTATCCAATTCACCCCAGATTTATTGCCTTCAGATGTCACAGGAACAGAAATCTATCAAGCTGATTCTGAAGAAAAATTCGTTTTTCAACAAGGGCCAATATTTAGTAATCTGATCTTAGCCGATGAGATTAACCGTGCTCCTGCCAAAGTGCAAGCAGCATTACTTGAAGCCATGGAAGAAAGACAAGTTTCTGTAGCCGGAAAAACACACCAAATGGCTCCTCTTTTTATGGTTTTAGCCACACAAAACCCTGTAGAGCAAGAAGGTACTTACCCTCTTCCAGAAGCTCAAATGGACCGTTTTCTGATGCACGTCAAGATTACTTACCCTTCTTCTGAGAGTGAGAAGAAAATCTTGAATTTGGTCAGAAATGAAAATAAGAGCGATTACAAAAAAGAGTACAAGAAATACGCAGAATCTCTCGTTTTTGAAGCTAGAGAACAGATTGAGCAGATTACAGTAAATGAGGCTGCTGTTCAGTATATCGTAGACCTTATCGATGCGACACGTTTTCCTGAAAAATATTCTGAAGAATTGAATGCTTGGTTAGATTATGGGGCCAGCCCAAGAGGTTCTATTGCTTTGGACAAGTGTGCAAGAGTACAAGCATGGATTTCAAAAAGGGATTATGTAACCTCAGATGATATCAGAGCTGTAGTACATGACGTGCTTCGTCACCGTCTGATTTTAAGTTATGAAGCTAATGCTAAAAGAATCACCTCAGATCAAGTGATTGATAAAATCCTTGAAGTGGTAGCCATTCCTTAAATAGGTAGTTTTCTTTCACTAAAATCAGAGGTCCTATGGCTGAAAATCATAGAAAATACCCCGAAGAGATTGCGATCACCTTAGACGATCTCATTAAGTGGGAATATTATGCGGCACAAACAGGTCTTCTTCCTAAACGCCCCGTACATAGCATTTTATCGGGCGGTCATGCTTCTCGCTTAAGAGGACGAGGATTGGACTTTGAAGAGGTTCGAAATTATGTGGCAGGTGATGATATCCGAAATATAGATTGGAAAGTAACAGCTCGTACAAAGGTAACGCACACCAAAGTCTTCAATGAAGAAAAAGAACGTCCGTCATTGGTCATTCTAGATCAGACAACTCAAATGTTCTTTGGCTCAGAGCGTTTCATGAAATCAGTGATTGCCATTCAGATTGCTGCGCTTTCAGCATTCAGAACATTGCATAGTGGAGATCGTGTAGGAAGTTTCACATTTACCGATGATGAAATTTTGTATTTCTCCCCTAAACGAAACCGTTCTTACATGCGATCTGTCATGGAAACATTGGTAGAAAAGAATCAAGAATTGGTTGAAAAAAGAGAGGTAAAACCAAACCTATCTCAACTCAATGAAACCTTGAGACAAGCGACCAATGTGGCCAAACACGACTATGTGATGACCATCATTTCTGATTTCAACTACGCCAATGAAGAAACCATCAACCACCTTCTCCATTTGTCAAAAAGCAATGATGTCATTTTGGTACATATTGCTGATAAAATGGATAAGGCACTACCCGATGGAAATATTCTGCTCACCAACGGACATGAGCAAATCATGTGGAATAATGAGAAAAAAGGGGCTCAATCAAAGTATCAGAAAGAGCATGAGCATTTCTCCAATACCATTATTGAAGAGTTCAGAAAGTACGGAATACCTACTGTACAGCTAAATACGGCTGAAGATATTGCAGATCAAATTCGAAATGTCTTCCAATAAAAATCACATGAAGGTGAAATATCATGAATGAGAATGAAAACAGCATTGGTCAGCTTATTGAGCCTGGACCGATTGCTTATACATACGATACCACTGGTTGGAAAATAGTAGCCGCAACTCTCGTGTTTCTATTTGTTCTTTTCATCCTTTGGAAGATTTACAGATACCTTAAAAATACCTACCGAAGAGAAGCACTTCAATATTTTTCTACGATAGAAAATACAGATATCAATCTTCAGAAACAGGTATTAGAGGTAAATAAGTTACTCAAACAAGTAGCCATAACAGCCTATGGAAGGCAAAAAGTAATTAGCCTTCAGAAAGAGAAATGGATTGATTTTCTGAATAGTAAATCGAAGAAAGCAATCTTCTCTGATTCGACTGAAGAGGTACTAAATCAGTATATCTACAAATCCGCTTTGAGTACACAAGAAGTAGAACAGACTAAACAATACTTAGATCATGCAAGAACTTGGATCAGCAAACATGAACTTTGAAATCGCCTATCCATGGGTGTTTTTCCTCTTGCCTTTGCCTTTCTTAATGTATTGGATTTTGCCTCCATTAAGGGTTCAAAAAGATGCATTCAAGTTTGCGATGTTCAATCGCTCAGTCAAAGTATTGGATGAAGCTCCTCGGAAAAGTGCATGGATTGCGAAACGAAATATTGTACAGTGGGCGAGCCTTTGGATTGCTTGGTCTTGTTTGTTGGCGGCTTTGAGCTGGCCAAGACTTGTAGCCGAACCCGAAATGAAAGTCAAAACGTCGAGAAGCTTTTTAGTTGCGGCTGACATTTCATTTAGTATGGATACCAAAGATTGGAAAGTAGATGGAAAACTCATTTCACGTTGGGAAGCCACAAAGAAACTGATGAGTGATTTTATTGAGAAAAGAAAAGGAGACCGATTAGGACTTATTTTCTTTGGTTCTAACCCTTATCTACAAGCGCCTCTCACCACTGATTTAGAAACGGTAGAATGGCTCCTAGACCAAACGGAAGTAGGTATGGCAGGGCAAGTCACCAATATTGGAAGTGCAATTACTTATGCCAATAAGGTTTTAGAAAAAGATACACTAGATCATAAAGTGCTTTTACTACTTACAGATGGTAGAGATAGCGAGCAAGATGTCGCACCTATGGATGCTGTAAAAGCCATTGCAGAAGATAGTGTCAAAATCTATACAATGGGAATTGGTGATCCTACTCAGAAAGGCTCAGATCTTGATGAGAAAACATTAAAGTCAATTGCAGAAGCTACCAATGGAAAATACTTCTTAGCCATGGATCAAGACCAAATGGAAAAGGCCTATGAGGTTATGAATGAGCTTGAACCTATGGAGTTTGAAGAGGAAGAATACAGACCAGAGGTTCCCTTGTATTATTATCCGCTCGGGCTTTCACTTTTCCTAATCCTTATCCATCAAGTGTTTAGAGGGATTTTTCACCTATTCTTTCAAAAAGCATAAAACAAGCATATGGAATCAATCTTGAAAAACATAAAGCCTTTCAATTATGAGAGTTTTCACTTTCTCAGACCCGAATGGCTATGGGCATTTATTCCTTTGCTTGGAATAACTTTTCTTCTGCTATTTGCCATAAAAGATAGGTCAAAATGGAAGAAAGCAATCCCGAAACATTTACAGCCTTATTTGTTTGTAAAAGGAAGCAAATGGGCGAATCTGATGCCGATCATTTTATTAGAATTAGGAGTAAGTTGTCTCATTATCGCAATTTCGGGCCCGACTTGGTACAAAAAAGAAATTACTGGGCAAAAAACAGAAGCGGTACTTCTAATGACTCTCGATCTTTCGGGTTCAATGATGGCAAAAGACCTTTCTCCAAACAGATTGGAGCGAGCAAAAATGAAAATCAAAGACCTTTTAGATCATAACCCTAGAGCAAGTACTGGTTTAGTCGTTTTTGCGGGAACACCTCATACAGTTTTGCCGCCTTGTAATGATTATGACATTATTCAGACTCAAATTGAAGGACTGTACCCGGCAGCGATGCCTGTAAGAGGAAGCAATATTTCTTTGCTGATAGAGGAATGGAAAGAAAGGTTGAAAAATGTAAAAGCGCCAAGTACAATTCTTCTTTTTACAGATGAATTAAGTGAAAAAGATACCGATGAATTGATCTATTATATTCAAAATTCAATTCATGAGTTGACGATTGTACCGATGTCTACACCCCAAGGAGCTAAAATTCCTAAGAATAAAAAAGGTACAGCCATTACTCAAAATGGTAAAGCTGTAATTTCTAAAATGGATCAAGCCGTTTTAGGGCGTTTGTCAGCTTCAGAACAAGTTCATATCAGTCAACTAACACTAGATGATTCTGATATGGAATTGATTGCTAAAAAAGTGAGCGACAAATTGATTTATCAAGAAGATGAAGAGGAAAGTGACGAAGAGTGGGAAGACCTCGGAATCTTATTTGTCTTACCGATTTTCTTTATTTCACTCTTTTGGTTCCGTAAAGGTTGGATGGTACAATGGTGCCTTGTCTTTGTTTTCATTTTACCTTCTTGTAGCCCCAATGACCCTAATGCAGATTTATGGTTCTCGCAAGATTACCAAGCACAAGCCAAAGAGAAAAATGGAGATTTTGAGGCGGCAGCAGAGCAATATCAAGACTTAGCTCACAAGGGT
Coding sequences within:
- a CDS encoding VWA domain-containing protein; this translates as MESILKNIKPFNYESFHFLRPEWLWAFIPLLGITFLLLFAIKDRSKWKKAIPKHLQPYLFVKGSKWANLMPIILLELGVSCLIIAISGPTWYKKEITGQKTEAVLLMTLDLSGSMMAKDLSPNRLERAKMKIKDLLDHNPRASTGLVVFAGTPHTVLPPCNDYDIIQTQIEGLYPAAMPVRGSNISLLIEEWKERLKNVKAPSTILLFTDELSEKDTDELIYYIQNSIHELTIVPMSTPQGAKIPKNKKGTAITQNGKAVISKMDQAVLGRLSASEQVHISQLTLDDSDMELIAKKVSDKLIYQEDEEESDEEWEDLGILFVLPIFFISLFWFRKGWMVQWCLVFVFILPSCSPNDPNADLWFSQDYQAQAKEKNGDFEAAAEQYQDLAHKGVAYYKAENYDAALAVFELDSSSEGNYNRALTLVELGRLEEAKDAFSKAQELDPDLPQLQSHIDTIQARIKAEAELRKKFQAQEVPDTGNKEPLKERKAKGEDEELTSDTEVDELPDDGERVTDEQETDIQKTKELERPEDAEGAELKEVDASKVLMEKISAEPQEFLRRRFKLQKEKYYPTVKEGKETW
- a CDS encoding DUF4381 domain-containing protein; amino-acid sequence: MNENENSIGQLIEPGPIAYTYDTTGWKIVAATLVFLFVLFILWKIYRYLKNTYRREALQYFSTIENTDINLQKQVLEVNKLLKQVAITAYGRQKVISLQKEKWIDFLNSKSKKAIFSDSTEEVLNQYIYKSALSTQEVEQTKQYLDHARTWISKHEL
- a CDS encoding DUF58 domain-containing protein translates to MAENHRKYPEEIAITLDDLIKWEYYAAQTGLLPKRPVHSILSGGHASRLRGRGLDFEEVRNYVAGDDIRNIDWKVTARTKVTHTKVFNEEKERPSLVILDQTTQMFFGSERFMKSVIAIQIAALSAFRTLHSGDRVGSFTFTDDEILYFSPKRNRSYMRSVMETLVEKNQELVEKREVKPNLSQLNETLRQATNVAKHDYVMTIISDFNYANEETINHLLHLSKSNDVILVHIADKMDKALPDGNILLTNGHEQIMWNNEKKGAQSKYQKEHEHFSNTIIEEFRKYGIPTVQLNTAEDIADQIRNVFQ
- a CDS encoding VWA domain-containing protein; the encoded protein is MQELGSANMNFEIAYPWVFFLLPLPFLMYWILPPLRVQKDAFKFAMFNRSVKVLDEAPRKSAWIAKRNIVQWASLWIAWSCLLAALSWPRLVAEPEMKVKTSRSFLVAADISFSMDTKDWKVDGKLISRWEATKKLMSDFIEKRKGDRLGLIFFGSNPYLQAPLTTDLETVEWLLDQTEVGMAGQVTNIGSAITYANKVLEKDTLDHKVLLLLTDGRDSEQDVAPMDAVKAIAEDSVKIYTMGIGDPTQKGSDLDEKTLKSIAEATNGKYFLAMDQDQMEKAYEVMNELEPMEFEEEEYRPEVPLYYYPLGLSLFLILIHQVFRGIFHLFFQKA
- a CDS encoding AAA family ATPase, coding for MENNSTLNQILELETQIGSMVIGQDDLIRKLVIGLLADGNLLLESVPGLAKTRTVKSLAKGLDTGLSRIQFTPDLLPSDVTGTEIYQADSEEKFVFQQGPIFSNLILADEINRAPAKVQAALLEAMEERQVSVAGKTHQMAPLFMVLATQNPVEQEGTYPLPEAQMDRFLMHVKITYPSSESEKKILNLVRNENKSDYKKEYKKYAESLVFEAREQIEQITVNEAAVQYIVDLIDATRFPEKYSEELNAWLDYGASPRGSIALDKCARVQAWISKRDYVTSDDIRAVVHDVLRHRLILSYEANAKRITSDQVIDKILEVVAIP